A stretch of the Macrobrachium nipponense isolate FS-2020 chromosome 23, ASM1510439v2, whole genome shotgun sequence genome encodes the following:
- the LOC135199367 gene encoding facilitated trehalose transporter Tret1-like isoform X2 yields the protein MTQSSKNEEEIQGSPEVGCCNHAIRLVLLVTVICITLPINLVLSWPAVLPKLEEDTEDFTVTKEDVSWLVSVVSIIGIFVSTFAGPLLELLGPKRMVLLALLPKAAFWLLIAFAPYLFLLYLGRVGLAFVNCFLCTAFQPLLAEISTPEKRGLVAASSEIVAAAAMLIGYMLAHFLSWRPATAVPAAPCLLILLLMYFVPESPYWLVRKNRIEEAERSLRRLRGPKCDVSDQLNSMITAASNNKTSISSQIMQLKKRENGMPVFLLWVIFVLREYGGKSAMFSYSVYTFHQAKVEVDPFICTIILGAIRLVGHVISAFTIDYVGRKPFIGGSSLVCGLSVLVSGLFLVLDLPGKSWVSLGLLLVYVISYGLGIGPIPWVYIGELLPTPVRPMGSSLMVFTYNLGGFVMNYTFLKIISRLDLGLTLVIFSVPNFIITLIVILWLPETRGRSLEELQDVFRNKSASSPETS from the exons ATGACGCAGTCTTCTAAAAACGAGGAGGAGATACAGGGGTCTCCTGAGGTGGGCTGCTGTAACCACGCCATTCGG TTGGTGCTGTTGGTAACTGTGATCTGCATAACGCTACCTATTAACCTCGTGCTCAGTTGGCCAGCAGTACTCCCCAAACTTGAAGAGGACACAGAAGACTTCACCGTTACCAAGGAGGATGTTTCTTGGCTGG TATCAGTTGTGTCTATCATCGGTATCTTTGTCTCCACGTTTGCTGGACCCCTGCTGGAGCTGCTGGGACCAAAACGCATGGTTCTTTTAGCTCTGTTACCAAAGGCTGCCTTTTGGCTACTGATTGCTTTCGCCCCGTACTTGTTTCTTCTCTACCTGGGACGTGTTGGATTAGCCTTTGTCAACTGCTTCCTCTGCACAGCTTTCCAGCCATTGCTGGCTGAAATAAGCACCCCAGAGAAACGGGGACTGGTCGCTGCGTCTTCTGAAATCGTAGCGGCTGCCGCCATGTTGATTGGGTACATGCTCGCCCATTTTCTCTCATGGCGGCCTGCCACAGCCGTCCCTGCTGCTCCCTGCCTGTTGATCTTGTTGCTGATGTATTTTGTTCCAGAG TCGCCCTACTGGTTAGTGAGAAAGAATAGGATAGAGGAGGCTGAGCGATCTCTACGGCGATTAAGAGGACCCAAATGTGATGTGAGTGATCAGTTGAATTCTATGATCACAGCTGCATCAAATAACAAGACATCTATTTCCTCCCAG ATaatgcagctaaagaagcgagaaAATGGAATGCCAGTATTTCTGCTCTGGGTCATTTTTGTCCTGAGAGAGTACGGAGGAAAGAGCGCCATGTTCTCGTACTCGGTCTACACGTTCCACCAagcaaaagtggaagtagatccATTCATTTGCACAATCATACTTGGTGCCATAAGGTTAGTTGGACATGTGATCTCCGCCTTCACAATAGACTACGTAGGCCGGAAGCCCTTTATTGGTGGGAGCTCCCTTGTGTGTGGCCTCTCTGTGCTAGTCAGTGGCCTGTTCTTGGTCCTAGACCTGCCTGGAAAATCTTGGGTGAGCCTTGGTCTACTGCTTGTGTACGTCATTTCCTATGGTCTGGGTATAGGGCCAATTCCGTGGGTGTACATAGGAGAGCTCCTTCCAACCCCTGTGAGACCTATGGGTTCTTCCCTGATGGTGTTTACATACAACCTTGGGGGTTTTGTCATGAATTATACCTTCCTCAAGATTATCTCACGACTTGATTTAGGACTAACGCTCGTCATATTCAGTGTGCCAAATTTCATCATTACGCTTATTGTTATTTTGTGGCTTCCTGAGACAAGAGGTCGTTCCTTGGAGGAACTTCAAGATGTGTTCCGCAATAAAAGTGCATCTAGTCCTGAGACGTCATGA
- the LOC135199367 gene encoding facilitated trehalose transporter Tret1-like isoform X1, whose product MQRLRLDSAESLAAKMTQSSKNEEEIQGSPEVGCCNHAIRLVLLVTVICITLPINLVLSWPAVLPKLEEDTEDFTVTKEDVSWLVSVVSIIGIFVSTFAGPLLELLGPKRMVLLALLPKAAFWLLIAFAPYLFLLYLGRVGLAFVNCFLCTAFQPLLAEISTPEKRGLVAASSEIVAAAAMLIGYMLAHFLSWRPATAVPAAPCLLILLLMYFVPESPYWLVRKNRIEEAERSLRRLRGPKCDVSDQLNSMITAASNNKTSISSQIMQLKKRENGMPVFLLWVIFVLREYGGKSAMFSYSVYTFHQAKVEVDPFICTIILGAIRLVGHVISAFTIDYVGRKPFIGGSSLVCGLSVLVSGLFLVLDLPGKSWVSLGLLLVYVISYGLGIGPIPWVYIGELLPTPVRPMGSSLMVFTYNLGGFVMNYTFLKIISRLDLGLTLVIFSVPNFIITLIVILWLPETRGRSLEELQDVFRNKSASSPETS is encoded by the exons AT GCAAAGGCTCAGATTAGACTCGGCAGAGAGCCTCGCGGCAAAGATGACGCAGTCTTCTAAAAACGAGGAGGAGATACAGGGGTCTCCTGAGGTGGGCTGCTGTAACCACGCCATTCGG TTGGTGCTGTTGGTAACTGTGATCTGCATAACGCTACCTATTAACCTCGTGCTCAGTTGGCCAGCAGTACTCCCCAAACTTGAAGAGGACACAGAAGACTTCACCGTTACCAAGGAGGATGTTTCTTGGCTGG TATCAGTTGTGTCTATCATCGGTATCTTTGTCTCCACGTTTGCTGGACCCCTGCTGGAGCTGCTGGGACCAAAACGCATGGTTCTTTTAGCTCTGTTACCAAAGGCTGCCTTTTGGCTACTGATTGCTTTCGCCCCGTACTTGTTTCTTCTCTACCTGGGACGTGTTGGATTAGCCTTTGTCAACTGCTTCCTCTGCACAGCTTTCCAGCCATTGCTGGCTGAAATAAGCACCCCAGAGAAACGGGGACTGGTCGCTGCGTCTTCTGAAATCGTAGCGGCTGCCGCCATGTTGATTGGGTACATGCTCGCCCATTTTCTCTCATGGCGGCCTGCCACAGCCGTCCCTGCTGCTCCCTGCCTGTTGATCTTGTTGCTGATGTATTTTGTTCCAGAG TCGCCCTACTGGTTAGTGAGAAAGAATAGGATAGAGGAGGCTGAGCGATCTCTACGGCGATTAAGAGGACCCAAATGTGATGTGAGTGATCAGTTGAATTCTATGATCACAGCTGCATCAAATAACAAGACATCTATTTCCTCCCAG ATaatgcagctaaagaagcgagaaAATGGAATGCCAGTATTTCTGCTCTGGGTCATTTTTGTCCTGAGAGAGTACGGAGGAAAGAGCGCCATGTTCTCGTACTCGGTCTACACGTTCCACCAagcaaaagtggaagtagatccATTCATTTGCACAATCATACTTGGTGCCATAAGGTTAGTTGGACATGTGATCTCCGCCTTCACAATAGACTACGTAGGCCGGAAGCCCTTTATTGGTGGGAGCTCCCTTGTGTGTGGCCTCTCTGTGCTAGTCAGTGGCCTGTTCTTGGTCCTAGACCTGCCTGGAAAATCTTGGGTGAGCCTTGGTCTACTGCTTGTGTACGTCATTTCCTATGGTCTGGGTATAGGGCCAATTCCGTGGGTGTACATAGGAGAGCTCCTTCCAACCCCTGTGAGACCTATGGGTTCTTCCCTGATGGTGTTTACATACAACCTTGGGGGTTTTGTCATGAATTATACCTTCCTCAAGATTATCTCACGACTTGATTTAGGACTAACGCTCGTCATATTCAGTGTGCCAAATTTCATCATTACGCTTATTGTTATTTTGTGGCTTCCTGAGACAAGAGGTCGTTCCTTGGAGGAACTTCAAGATGTGTTCCGCAATAAAAGTGCATCTAGTCCTGAGACGTCATGA
- the LOC135199382 gene encoding uncharacterized protein LOC135199382 translates to MDPTGNDIHRASIPEDIWNVQHTSYMIILPIIIAIGLFLSIVSFIVLRRTKMKATHVNIYFLLLTGADFIIFTVSIPTVKSLNGCNLRSYEYALYFVHVFFTIFYITQTISLYLILWIAYDRFLAIWNFTRFTEIQKPSVIRMRLTCTILVCILLHLEQLFDVRITCSTVEHCKPGNVTCELTARLVSSDEHTCPDGVWFINDGLHYITEKPMWRQIYWAFYGLLVSALPIIVIVIFNLGIVVAIIIQRFKSLSSTARTQRRDLSRIYIILAISVTFVSCTVPTLIHAAFYAQKIENCHGTYSEEVFRAVAHLLLLAEHVTHFVILGFNQVFWSELKKVVSLTCQYTKTFLLLLAGKIDRVEHNDNSSNVTNSPAEPPADAPVPPPTAPLPTISIATDHVESVKEEVDIDTSLQVSKYNNGTLQSSNSLRPPDRSPTVSMITLEEEI, encoded by the exons ATGGATCCAACAGGTAATGATATCCATAGAGCTTCGATTCCTGAGGATATCTGGAATGTACAGCATACGAGCTACATGATCATCCTCCCCATAATAATTGCAATTGGCTTGTTTCTGAGCATCGTCAGCTTCATTGTGCTTCGTCGAACAAAAATGAAGGCGACCCATGTTAACAT atactttcttcttttgactGGGGCGGATTTCATCATCTTTACCGTCAGCATCCCAACGGTAAAATCTCTCAATGGTTGTAACTTGCGATCATACGAATATGCTCTATATTTCGTCCATGTTTTCTTCACTATCTTCTACATCACTCAGACCATTTCACTTTATCTCATTCTCTGGATAGCCTATGACAGATTTTTAGCCATTTGGAATTTCACCAGATTCACTGAAATTCAGAAACCGTCAGTGATTCGTATGAGACTAACGTGCACCATTCTCGTATGCATCTTGCTACACCTCGAGCAACTTTTCGACGTAAGAATTACCTGCTCCACTGTAGAACATTGCAAACCGGGTAATGTTACCTGTGAATTAACGGCACGGCTGGTAAGCAGCGACGAGCATACCTGCCCCGACGGCGTATGGTTTATAAACGATGGATTGCATTACATAACTGAGAAACCAATGTGGCGCCAGATATACTGGGCCTTCTATGGCTTGCTTGTTTCAGCTTTACCCATAATAGTGATCGTGATTTTCAATCTGGGAATAGTTGTTGCTATCATTATCCAGAGGTTCAAAAGTCTCTCTTCCACAGCGAGAACTCAGAGAAGAGACTTGTCTCGCATTTATATCATTTTGGCCATTTCAGTGACTTTCGTGAGTTGCACTGTACCCACGCTTATTCACGCCGCTTTCTATGCTCAGAAGATCGAGAACTGCCACGGAACTTACTCTGAAGAAGTCTTCCGAGCCGTGGCCCACCTGCTGCTTTTGGCGGAACACGTGACACACTTCGTCATTCTGGGTTTCAATCAGGTCTTCTGGAGTGAGCTGAAGAAAGTTGTGTCTTTGACCTGCCAGTACACCAAGACATTTTTGCTGCTGCTGGCGGGCAAGATAGACCGTGTAGAACATAATGACAACAGCAGCAATGTCACGAACTCTCCTGCAGAGCCACCTGCCGATGCTCCAGTACCTCCGCCTACAGCTCCTCTTCCAACAATAAGTATTGCGACAGATCACGTAGAATCAGTGAAAGAAGAGGTTGACATTGATACCAGTTTGCAAGTCTCCAAGTACAATAACGGCACCCTACAATCCTCCAATTCATTAAGACCTCCCGATAGGTCCCCAACGGTATCTATGATCACACTAGAGGAAGAAATATGA